The DNA region NNNNNNNNNNNNNNNNNNNNNNNNNNNNNNNNNNNNNNNNNNNNNNNNNNNNNNNNNNNNNNNNNNNNNNNNNNNNNNNNNNNNNNNNNNNNNNNNNNNNNNNNNNNNNNNNNNNNNNNNNNNNNNNNNNNNNNNNNNNNNNNNNNNNNNNNNNNNNNNNNNNNNNNNNNNNNNNNNNNNNNNNNNNNNNNNNNNNNNNNNNNNNNNNNNNNNNNNNNNNNNNNNNNNNNNNNNNNNNNNNNNNNNNNNNNNNNNNNNNNNNNNNNNNNNNNNNNNNNNNNNNNNNNNNNNNNNNNNNNNNNNNNNNNNNNNNNNNNNNNNNNNNNNNNNNNNNNNNNNNNNNNNNNNNNNNNNNNNNNNNNNNNNNNNNNNNNNNNNNNNNNNNNNNNNNNNNNNNNNNNNNNNNNNNNNNNNNNNNNNNNNNNNNNNNNNNNNNNNNNNNNNNNNNNNNNNNNNNNNNNNNNNNNNNNNNNNNNNNNNNNNNNNNNNNNNNNNNNNNNNNNNNNNNNNNNNNNNNNNNNNNNNNNNNNNNNNNNNNNNNNNNNNNNNNNNNNNNNNNNNNNNNNNNNNNNNNNNNNNNNNNNNNNNNNNNNNNNNNNNNNNNNNNNNNNNNNNNNNNNNNNNNNNNNNNNNNNNNNNNNNNNNNNNNNNNNNNNNNNNNNNNNNNNNNNNNNNNNNNNNNNNNNNNNNNNNNNNNNNNNNNNNNNNNNNNNNNNNNNNNNNNNNNNNNNNNNNNNNNNNNNNNNNNNNNNNNNNNNNNNNNNNNNNNNNNNNNNNNNNNNNNNNNNNNNNNNNNNNNNNNNNNNNNNNNNNNNNNNNNNNNNNNNNNNNNNNNNNNNNNNNNNNNNNNNNNNNNNNNNNNNNNNNNNNNNNNNNNNNNNNNNNNNNNNNNNNNNNNNNNNNNNNNNNNNNNNNNNNNNNNNNNNNNNNNNNNNNNNNNNNNNNNNNNNNNNNNNNNNNNNNNNNNNNNNNNNNNNNNNNNNNNNNNNNNNNNNNNNNNNNNNNNNNNNNNNNNNNNNNNNNNNNNNNNNNNNNNNNNNNNNNNNNNNNNNNNNNNNNNNNNNNNNNNNNNNNNNNNNNNNNNNNNNNNNNNNNNNNNNNNNNNNNNNNNNNNNNNNNNNNNNNNNNNNNNNNNNNNNNNNNNNNNNNNNNNNNNNNNNNNNNNNNNNNNNNNNNNNNNNNNNNNNNNNNNNNNNNNNNNNNNNNNNNNNNNNNNNNNNNNNNNNNNNNNNNNNNNNNNNNNNNNNNNNNNNNNNNNNNNNNNNNNNNNNNNNNNNNNNNNNNNNNNNNNNNNNNNNNNNNNNNNNNNNNNNNNNNNNNNNNNNNNNNNNNNNNNNNNNNNNNNNNNNNNNNNNNNNNNNNNNNNNNNNNNNNNNNNNNNNNNNNNNNNNNNNNNNNNNNNNNNNNNNNNNNNNNNNNNNNNNNNNNNNNNNNNNNNNNNNNNNNNNNNNNNNNNNNNNNNNNNNNNNNNNNNNNNNNNNNNNNNNNNNNNNNNNNNNNNNNNNNNNNNNNNNNNNNNNNNNNNNNNNNNNNNNNNNNNNNNNNNNNNNNNNNNNNNNNNNNNNNNNNNNNNNNNNNNNNNNNNNNNNNNNNNNNNNNNNNNNNNNNNNNNNNNNNNNNNNNNNNNNNNNNNNNNNNNNNNNNNNNNNNNNNNNNNNNNNNNNNNNNNNNNNNNNNNNNNNNNNNNNNNNNNNNNNNNNNNNNNNNNNNNNNNNNNNNNNNNNNNNNNNNNNNNNNNNNNNNNNNNNNNNNNNNNNNNNNNNNNNNNNNNNNNNNNNNNNNNNNNNNNNNNNNNNNNNNNNNNNNNNNNNNNNNNNNNNNNNNNNNNNNNNNNNNNNNNNNNNNNNNNNNNNNNNNNNNNNNNNNNNNNNNNNNNNNNNNNNNNNNNNNNNNccatcaaacattttaatcaaaaacttctttctacttgtttgatctgaggagtgtgtaatatcttctcaacttgttttcttcttagtgtgtcatatctaagttggattcgagcctgaagtctaagagatttccatctctcttggaagttcatTTCAATCCCCTTTTCATCCGCTGCATCATTTCACCATTCCATCTCCTTCAATCCGCTGCATAAACCTTcccttcaccttccatttgatCAATCTATTGTATCTTCGAtccattgatcatcatcaatccATCCGAtcatcttcaagaccttgcaagtgtgttcttgggagcagaTTCCTTGCCAGGAGTCTATCAAGTCCTTACTGCGATTTGCTttctcaattttaaaaattttgatttttcgttAGGTTTTGAATGATGAAGAAGGCTGCGGGGAAGCAGGCTACTGCTGAAACATCGGTGTTTTGGGACATCACTCTGTGTCCGGTTCCACATGGCGTTGATCCTCTTTACGTCCGTCCGTGTATTAAACAGTTTTTGGAGAAACATGGCTACTCTGGTCCTCTCACCATGACTGCTGTCGGCGTACTAACAGACATCCCTGATGACATCCTTAGAGGAGTCTATTCCAGTGGAATCTCTCTTACTAACGTCCCCTACGGTATGTTCTCATCCTCCTTGTACCTCCTTTGCTTTCGCTGcagtataaatttatatatatcttctcaaatttattagtttattttgaaaCAGGTTCAGGTTATGACGACACTATGGAtgttatttttgcatttttcgaAAAAAATCGAGCTCCAGCTAATATCATGGTCATATCCGATCCGAAAATCTTCCGTGGTATTTCTTCTGAATTCTTGCATGCGACGAGATTCCACCTTCTTCAACCGTGTCCATATGATTCTCTTGAAAGCCTTATTCAGGAAGGTTTGTGTGTGCTTCTCCTCTCCTACAATGTCGTTCAACTAACCAGCAAATCTGTTGCTGAACtggctactttttttttttttttccagtttcttTGGAGGAATCTGAGTTACAAACAGATGTATCTGCCTGCTTGGATTGCATATTATGCTGCTCTCCTCCTGTCCATGACATTGAGGATTTCATCAGGCATCTCTCTGGTGAAGGGCATAAAAAACACAGGGTAATCAAGCATCCTAGCCAAATCTACTTTGTCACGTCTTTTTTTGTATCTTGATTATCACAAGTAGTTTCTAGTTTTGACCCCAtgtcatttgttttgtttttttcaagcaGATGTCGCACTTATGGCCTAACAATAATGCTGTTCCGCGTCTACCTATGGCTCCCCTAGAGAAAGATCCTCTCATGGTGAGGACACAACCAAAGTcatgttttaatatttgataacGTTTAGATttctaaaacttgtttttttttttatctgcttGAAAACCTCTTATCACAAGTTTCCCTTTCTCCCttctgattttttcttttgtttttcccacCGCGTGTGCATTTTGTTTTCAGTCAGACGTGGGACTGGTTGCCTTCACCAAGTGATTACTCTGTGCCAAACCAGAAGGCTGTAACATTggtcttttgggacatcaatAAGTGTCCGGTTCCCCCTTTCTGTGGTGCTCGTCTGGTTGGTCCGTGCATTAAACGGTTTTTGGTGAAGAAAGGCTACTTGGGTCCTCACATCATCATTGCCTTTGGCTTATGAGCAGAGGTCAATATTGACTTTTTGAGGGGGGTCTACTCCAGTGGAATCCTTCTTACCAACGTCCCCTACGGTATCTTCTCTCATCCTTGTGCCGGATATTTCCCTTGATGAATCGAGAGAGTCTTAAAGTCTTTACTTTCTGAAACAGGTTCCTCAGACATTGAGCGTCTCATTATGGAGTTTAGCCATAGTTATCCACCTCCAGCTAATATAATGGTCATATCCGTTACAGAAATCTTCCCGTCTATTATCAAGTACCTAGAGTTGTCTGATTACAACCTTCTTCAGCCGTTTCCATGTGATTACAACCTAGAGTTGTGATGATTAACAActgttgtttctgttttctgtCACTGAGCTAGCTacattttttgttcttccacAGATTCAACGACACTTGAGGAGGATGAGTGCCGTGAAACTGGTGAATCTGCCTACTGGTTTTGCTCAGTATGCTACCCTGGTCTTGCTTACAAAGGCTTTGATAATCTTATCAAACATCTCTATAGTGGACATCATCAACAGAAGGTAACCAATAATCCTAACCAAACTGGGCGAGCTTATTGTGTAGTTCCCCCTTTCTCACTTCGTTTTTGTTTCACTAAACTCTGACCCCATGTTGTCTTTTTTGCCCCTGGATGTGCTTTTTGGGTTTCAAGCACTTGGACCTGTTGTCTAGGAATGTTGGGCATCCACCAGGTGAGTGTCATGAGAGAAACCAGGAGGCTGTAACGGCtgtcttttgggacatcaatAGGTGTCCGGTTCCCCTTGGATTTGATATTTCTCTGGTTGGTCCGAGTATTAAACGGTTTTTGGAGAATAAAGGCTACACTGGTCCTCTAAACATCACTGCCGTTGGCGTACTAGCAGACATTCCTCTTGATATCCTGAGAGGAGTCTATTCCGGTGGAATCTCTCTGGATAACAACACCTACGGATGCTCAGAAACTGAAACAGTTTCCTCAAGCATTGAGAATAGTGTGTTTGAATATACAGATGGGAATCCACCTTCAGCTAATATAATGGTCATATGCGATCCGGAAACCTTCACTTCTATTTCTGAGGATCAACAAGTGACGGGGGAATACAGCCTTCttccatatttttattttcaaagcCTTCTTCCGGAAGGTGTGTGTTTGTCCTATCTCACAGTGTTGTTGAAATAACAAGAAAATCTGTTGCTGAACTGtctagcttttttttgtttttttgttttttgaagtTTCAGGGGCTCTTGAGGGGGTTAAGTGCACTGAAACGGGTGAATCTGCCTGCTGTGTTTGCTCGGTATGCTGCCCTGGTCTTGTTGAGAAAGACCTTGAAAAATTCTCTACGCATCTCTCTAGTAGGGAACATAAACGGAAGGTAATCAATAATCCTACTAGTACTAGCCTGAATTTTGTCATTGCCTTAACTACTTTTGTTTTGAGTCAAAACAACCAGTAGTTTTCCTTCCTCAGATTTTGACCCCTTGTGCATTTGTTTTTTAAGCAGATGTCGAAGTGGTTGTCTGGGAAGGCTTGGTCTTCTAGTCCGGAGTATGCTTCCAACCATGGTGGCGAATCATCTAAAGGCAAGCTTTAATATGTGATAACGTTGTGAATTCAAATCTCTAGAAATCTGGGGTTTTCataatgaaaactaaaacattgtaGGCAAAGTGCAAGAGACGGGGGAcgtgaacaagaagaagatgaagtataaGAACAAGAATCCAAAGGCAAGTTTTAAAATATCTGATAACGTTGTGAATTCTAATCTCTAGAAATCTGGGGTTTTCTTaatgaaaactataaaaaaattgtagggAAAGTGCAAGAGAAGCAGGACGTgaataagaacaaaaacaagaggaagaagagtaagaaggTGAAGGCCCTTGGTGTTGTTCTTGGCCGGGAACCTCCGGAAACTCTATATTATATGCTCTCATCTTCTAATTATGTTACTTCTATTGTTACCTTAATTAACCCTAATCGTTCCGATCTGATGCATGCCTGTAAATCAATACAATTAAACAATAAAACTGGAAGGTTTTTCACGATAGCACCCATCAATATTTTGGTGAATTCTACAGTTGACACTTCAGCTTCTTTTCCTtccaattaaaacattttattaatacatTTCATCCTATATTTTTAACACTTCagttttttcaattaaaacaaaaaccaattttaataaaattattttgtttgtagttTTTTGGACCCAACGTGATGCTTAAGTAAGCACACATAAATACACCTTTTTACACTAATTATTAGTGTTTTTACATAATAGTAaattattagtagtaatttgataacatatttataataagGAATCAAACTCAGTTAGAGAGAGATGTGTGATGTTATGTTATAAATTAGTCATATATATGCTTCCGAATCATATGTAAACTTTTGAAgttcaaaaacaaatgttttatattatgttctaaatttttctcacatctttcattttaaaaataataaaatatatatatagttggaaTATGTGAATAGTTAcgtaaaaaatagaaagatgtAAACTTCGATCTTTTCAACGTATGAGGTGAACTTTTAAACCACTAACCAACATCATTAGTTAGTTAATTAGACATACCATAATTTCTTTTAGACGTTAGAATCACAGTTCTATAATTATCGTCTTACGTTCTCAAAACctaaaagaaacacaatttcCATATCACAATATTGGACAACAACACTGAACAAAACCTATTATagaaaaatctatgtttttaagttttaacaatgGATGAGGATACTAATGAAATTATTGCTTTAATCAATCAATACAGTAAAAGTTGTATGTTTTTCACGAGAGCATAACACATCAGCTTTTGTattgaaacaaaactaaagagagaaacgacgctcgatttcttcttctttgttgtcgTTTATACTATCTTATTCGGGATTTGGTGGAGGTAGAGATTTATTCAATTTGATTTATCTGATTAAGTGTGACTGAAGATCATTGATATCAAAAGTAATATTAATTGGACTGCACATCAATATTGAAGTATactaaaattatctaaaataaatacaaaacattgTGTTCGATTGTGAAAAAGAAATGATCTCCATCAttataatctcttttatatttctatcatcattaatatcatattttataaatgttttgtatGATAGTATCACATTAGTTTAAAGCAAAAATAGCCTAAAATTATGTACGAAAGCATCATGAATTCTATTTGTTCAAGAGGGTTTGtaaatgagaaacaaatcaagaactaagGGTTTGAAATCTCTAAAGTTATTTCTTAaggtaataaaattataaatatattcaagaattaaatttatgaaattaaaaactcaagtatCCTAAGAcgatataaattataataacaaaaaaaattactattaaaattatcaagaacttataaaatttgaagtccaacaacatatattatattatgacatcggaaaaaaaaaacaaaatataaaaaatataactaaaataaaataaaaaataattctgTGGCGTAGTGTGAGTACTATTctagtttatttaaaattccGTAGATTTCACGGAAAGTCTTCAATGGttgaataaaatagttttattattatcttaagGATCGGATATATCCCAATTTTTTGCCTATACATTTTGCAGTTTTGCACTATATGAAAAAGACGtaatacattttcattttttatttcagTATCAAGAgactatatagtataatatacaTTATGTAAGATTGGGCCATTATTGGGCCTAATAATCGTTCTGCTTTAAACGGACTCGATATGGCCCTTTAGACTCCGCCGGTTTCAGAACGCTGCCGTGAATCGCCGCCgcatcaggaaaaaaaaaaaggaaattacaaaatccgacgatattaaaaaaaaaaacaaatacatgaGACTGTCTCTTCCCATCAACACTCTCATAAATCTCCCAAAACCTCGATTTCTAATTTCCCCTTCTTCTCGTTACCTTAACCCTAATCGTTCGCTGACCTTAGCGTTGCGTACTTCATCGCTTCGTGGCGCTCCCGTAGTCTCGCCTCGtcttcgttgttgttgttgttactggtTCTCGACGGAGGCGATGATGACGAATGTTGGAGAGCAATCGATTCCTTCTCCAGTCGAATTGAAGGAGAATATCGAGCTCACTGAAAAAGAGCGTAAAATCTTCGACCGGCTTCTTAGTACTCTTCGTTATTGTAACCTCGACACACAGCTCCGCGTCGCCGGTGGTTGGGTCCGTGATAAGGTACTCTTCTTCACCTGGTTTGATTCGATTAATTGGTTGCACTATGAGGATTTGCCATTACATACTAAACATGCTTTTATCTTTGTTATCAGCTTCTAGGGAAAGAGAGTGATGATATTGACATAGCTATTGATAACATGTCGGGAAGTGAGTTTCTTGATAAGTTCAAGGAGTATTTATCTTCTAGAGATGAAGAAGTGCAAGGCGATACTGTTATTGAAAGGTTTTGAAACTCTTTCTTCTTGGCTTGTGACTCCCCTTGCTGAATTTAATTAAGTCTAATACGTTATAGTTTGTTGATGTTAACTGGTTTATTTTGTTGGTGTTTTCAGGAACCCTGACCAGTCCAAACACTTGGAGACAGCAAAGATGCGTATTTATGACCAATGGATTGATTTTGTGAACTTGAGAAGTGAGGAATACACAGAGAATAGTCGTATTCCTACAATGGTACTGCTCCTTATTATTCATGTTTATGTAGTTTGATTGCATTTATCTGCTGTGAATGCATAACACAACTTATCCTGAATATCAAAAccatattagtttttttgtgtTCCGATGAGAAGGACTTAAGGTGCTTGTGCTGCTTTATCTTgatcctttttttatttctctgcTTTATTACAGAAATTTGGCACCGCAAAAGAGGATGCTTATCGTAGAGATTTAACCATAAATAGGTACACTCATCTTCCCCTTATACCAGAAGTAGTGTAACTATGTTCTCTGTATCCTTGAATCCAAATTGGGACATTTCTATGATTTCTTAAATTTGACAGTTTATTCTACAACCTCAACTCTGGCTCAGTAGAAGACCTTACAGAAAGAGGTTAGTGCATCCTTGTGTTACCATCATTCATTCCCTTTGATGTTCATAATTATAGTTTACAAGGGATTACAGGCATCGATGACCTCAAGTCTGGAAAAATTGTTACACCCTTGCCTGCAAAAGCTACGTTTCTGGATGATCCTTTGCGAGTTCTCCGGGCTATTCGCTTTGGTACTTGTGTtttcgtttcttgttttttcatTATATGTCATTACATTGCCCATTTCAGATCCTCCATTTCGAGCCCTGTGGTGTCGTTTTGTCAGTCCTTCCTAATATATTGCCATAACAGGTGCAAGATTTGGTTTTACTCTGGATGAAGAATTAAAAGAAGCTGCTTCATGTGAGGAAGTAAGGGTAGCTCTTGGAGAGAAAATTAGCAGAGAGCGGATCGGGAATGAAGTATGTATTTGTACTTCCTGCTTGCTGTATATATAGCTAATTTTTTTGGCGACCtccaattttagggtttatcgTTACACAACTTGATTCTTTGGTGCAGATTGATTTGATGATATCTGGGAATGGGCCAGTTTCAGCGGTTA from Camelina sativa cultivar DH55 chromosome 3, Cs, whole genome shotgun sequence includes:
- the LOC104776391 gene encoding putative CCA tRNA nucleotidyltransferase 2, whose product is MRLSLPINTLINLPKPRFLISPSSRYLNPNRSLTLALRTSSLRGAPVVSPRLRCCCCYWFSTEAMMTNVGEQSIPSPVELKENIELTEKERKIFDRLLSTLRYCNLDTQLRVAGGWVRDKLLGKESDDIDIAIDNMSGSEFLDKFKEYLSSRDEEVQGDTVIERNPDQSKHLETAKMRIYDQWIDFVNLRSEEYTENSRIPTMKFGTAKEDAYRRDLTINSLFYNLNSGSVEDLTERGIDDLKSGKIVTPLPAKATFLDDPLRVLRAIRFGARFGFTLDEELKEAASCEEVRVALGEKISRERIGNEIDLMISGNGPVSAVTYLSELKLFRLVFALPSSADPSPSENCGSLSQAYLEAMWRLLQTPGLGNFSGEQRRLALYAAMFLPFRKTVYKDNKGKSIPVVNHIFKFSMKRKSSDAETVMNIHQTAERFRPLVCPLEAKNDVGLEKLDWATVILEHWKSISHNDAEVPATSKIRVLTGFLLRDIKDFWRVALLTSLLLSATVDDQEIGHLDFQLEKMRETYLTVEATIHELGLDNIWDVKPLVNGREIMQIAELKGGSLIREWQQKLLTWQLANPNGTSEECKDWMREIKAKRQRTE